In the Balaenoptera musculus isolate JJ_BM4_2016_0621 chromosome 2, mBalMus1.pri.v3, whole genome shotgun sequence genome, aagaacccagaaataaaccccagCATATAccatcaactaatatttgacaaaggagccagaGTGCTTGATGGGAAaatgatagtctcttcaataagtggtgttgggaaaaatgGATAATCACATGCAGcaaaatgaaactggacccctgcCTTATCCTactcacaaaagttaactcaaaatggatcaaagacttcaATATAAgatctaaaactgtaaaactcctagaagaaaacatagagggtaagctccttgacattgatcttggcagtgatttcttggatatgacaccaaaagcacatgcaagaaaagcaaaaataaataagtgcaactacatgaaactaaaaagcttccacacattaaaagaaagagtcaacaaaatgaaaaagcaacctatggaatgggagaaaaatgtcAAACCTTgtatctgataaagagttaatgtaaagaattcatacaacttaatagcaaacaaacaatctgatttaaaaatgggcagaggaactgaatagacattattccaaagaagatataaatgtCCAACAAGTGTGTGAAACAATGCTCAATACCGCTAATCTGGGAAAcgcaaattaaaccacaatgagatatcattttacacttgttagaatggttattaccAAAAAAGATgagcaataacaagtgttggcaaggatgtggagaaaagggaacccttgtgtactattgatgggaacataaattggtacagccactatggaaaacagtacagaggttcctaaaaaaattaaaaatagaactatcataggatctagcaatcctacttctgagatatatatatatttgataagtaTATATATCCAATCAAgatctcaaagaggtatctgcacttgcatattcatggcagcactattcacaataaccaagacatggaaacaacctaagtccATCTGcagatgaatgaagaaagaagatgTATTATttacagtggagtattattcagccatgagaaagaaggatatTCTGCCATTTGGGTGGACTCGGAGGGCATTATGTTAGTGAGAcacgtcagacagagaaagatgaataccgtcacttatatgtggaatctaaaaaacctgaactcagagaaacagagtagaatggtggttgtcaggggttgggggtggtgaggGATATGGGGAGATGTcagtcaaaggatacaaacttccagttataagaagaataagttctggggaGCTGATGTGCAAtgtggtgactgtagttaacaatactgaatTACATACTtgaagttgctaagaaagtaactcttaaatgttctcaccacaattAAAGGAAagggtaattatgtgaggtgttAGGGGTGTTAACTAACcatactgtggtaatcatttcacaatatagaaGTGTATCAAATGATtacactgtataccttaaactcacacaatattatatgtgaattatatttcagtggagctggaaaaaagataaataaaaaatgatttacaatttaaaaatagtgaGACTGCCTTTTACACAAATATGCTATACTGGGTTGAAGAGAATCCCCTAAAATTGATGCCCACCTAGAACCTTAGAATGCAatcttatttggaagtagggtgtTTGTAGATGTAATCAAGCTAAgttgaggtcatactggattagggtgggcctaaTCTGATGACTGGTGGGTAGGATATTTGGACATAGGCAAAGAGGAGAacgccatgtgaggacagagacacacaggagagAATACCATGTGAAGGTGGAGGCAGAAAGTGGAATGATGCATCTAAAAGCCAAGGTACACCAAGTGCCAGCGACCACCAGACACTGATTGAGAAGCATGGAACAGATGCTTCTCCATCAGAGCCTCCAGTAGGGACCAACCCTGCGGACACTTTGATCTCAACCTTCTATCCTCTAGCACTGACTGAGGGAataaattactgttattttaagccacctagaTTGGGTTTTGTTTAGCCAGAAAGAGGAAACTAACAAACATATCAGTACCTATACCTCTTTATATCAGTCAGCATAGACTCGGTTTTGTTGCAGTAACAAAAGGTTCTCTCCTCCGATTCTTAGAGGCTACAATAACAAAGATatacttttcattcttcttctcaCCCACATGTCATCACAGATAGCTGCCACTCCACACCATGTTAACTTCAAGCAACCTCTACCTGGAATATTGCCTCTATCTGGTCTGAGAAAAACAGAACATAGAGTCCAAACATTCAGAGATTTATGGGATTAGAAGATGAAATTGATTCTCATTTCCAACCTGTAAACTCTAATATTGAAAAGCCTTTAAGTGACAAAGTTCTAATCAACTCAAACCTGGGACAAGGAACAAATCAAGAGTATGGCCGCCATGTTTTACTAAAACCTCTGAATCAATTAAGGTGGTTTACAGTAAATTATTTCAGTTAGACAAAATGGCAGAGGCAAACTATGCATTGGTTCTTGAAGCTTCTGCCCCAAAGTGACTCACATCACTTCTACTCATGTCTCACTGGCCAGAGCAAGTCTGATGCCATTGTATGGGTATGTATAACCCATATATAGGAGGGGCAGTGAATCTTTTCAGAAATACTACAATCTCCCCACTCTTACAGAGGATTATCCTTTCAGTAGTCACTTTGAGAGGCTATTTTAGTAGCACAGTGAAGTGGAAAATGTTTGGAGTGATTTCCAGAGCAAACATATGAGGTCACATAAGAAACTGACTCTTGACTTTATGGTTTTTGACCCCCAGTGGCATTCCCCAGATAGATCATCATCCACCTAGTCCCCAGATGTGGTTACAAATAACTTTTAGTTCACTTCCCCAAATTAAATCCCCTCTCAAGTAGTGGAAATTTGCCACTGTCAAAGCTGATCAAAGGAAGGTACTCCAGAAGACTACCAACAAGGAGCTACAGAAGTGTTGTGAGAAGTGTTATAAAACTACAGCATCACTGAGATCACTGACCAGCCTCCCCGTGGGACTCCCTAAAGGGTGCAATGCTTGATTGAagtaatatatataatgtgtaataAATTATAACATACTAATATATtatcatacataatatatataaaatttaaaaatgcataacgTATAaggttatgtgtgtatgtataagtatataatatCTCTGATGTGTTTGTTAAAAAAGGACATCAACATGGCTTTAGGCATCCCTAGCACAATTTCTGAAGCAGAGAGACACAACTACAGAATGATAAGGATGGCCAGCCTATGTGGAAATCttcctatgttccaggcactaaaTGATTTATGTGAATTACCTCACTTAATCCTTGCAGCCAGGGCTGGGACTAGGACGAGGGAAGCAACCTACCTGGGGCACAGAATTTAAGGAGGCACCCACTCTCAGTGCTGGACAAATACAAGGTTGATATTTGCATGACCCTGAACGCCTCCTTCAGTGTTGTACCCTCAGAGCCTCACCTCACCCTAATCCCGGACCTGCTTGTAACAATCCTGTAAGGTCAAGATCATCAGCTCCTTTCTTcgcagaggagaaaacagaggcttatGGGGGATGAGTATCTTGCTtcacttgaacccaggcagtttggaCACCCAGGCCTGAGCCTTGACTCGTTGCGCCTGCATCAATGCCTTCGTCGACGCCCCGTCTCaagttttggttgtttttgtcgTCTTTTCCAGGTGTCCAAGGCAGCTGCAGACTTGATGGCCTACTGTGAAGCGCATGCCAAGGAAGATCCCCTCCTGACGCCTGTTCCGGCTTCAGAGAACCCATTTAGGGAGAAGAAGTTTTTCTGTGCTATCCTTTAAGTCTTCAAGAGGAACCTGAGGAGCCTCGGGGCTCCAGGGACACTGATGTAGAGTTTTTAGCAAAGTGGGCGCCTTTCTAGTCCACAGCATttaaagagagggaggagaaccATCCTGGAGACTCCAGGCTATGCATGTTTAAAGAACTGGTCCCCTTTATGAGAATGAGAGCTGATCCACACCCCGAGTTAAGAGATCTGATGTCTGCAGGATTGCCTGGAGGAGGGGAGTATGTAAAGATAAAATCGGTGTCATTTCTTTCCTGCTATCCCTCCCAAACCTTATGTTTCtgcttcatatttaaaaaataaaacagacagctGTACTGAGCTCAGATATGTATGACCTTCTTGGAATGAATATTGCCTTTAGAATACCCTTTGACGAGCTGAGTCGTCCAGTGTAGGCGCGGTTCGGTTTAATGGAGTTGATGTTTCGTCtttgtgcctttctttttctttttcccttctcccttctcccctacCCCTCCTTCCACCCGTCCCCATTAGAGTAGTAAAGAGATTTGGGCTGGATTTGTCTGTAAGACTGAGCTCAAAGGATGAACACCCAAAGGGTTTAAGGAGATGTTCCCCGTGGTTTATCCTCAtggtaataacaacaacaacaaaaaatgccgGTTGTCTGTATTCTTTTATCACTGTCCCTAACATTTGTACATGATAGCTTTGATTCTGCAAGTAAAAGTAAATCATGTGTTGTGACTGGTGCTTTCATATATTTGTGACAATTTTTGAGTAATACTGCATGAAAGTGTCCCCATGTTACATCCATTCAGTTTTACTGTAAAGTTTAGAAAAAGAACgaaagagaaaggaagctggGGAGGAAAAACTCAGTATCTTGAAAAGTGAGATTACTTCAGAGCCTTAGCCATGCCTAAAATACCTCCTTAGTTAACAGTGGCGTCAACACCTCTTCAACATATTTTCCAGAATCCAAAGCATTTTGGTTTgatccaggacccagggcagcaCAGGGAGCGCCAAGCGACAGAGGCAAGGATTCACCCTGAGTTGGGAATTGCTTTTATCGAAGAGTCAGAGCAAATTCCCTTTTTTCCCTGAATCACAGAAATTGTAGATTGAAAGAAGCCTTTCTGTGCTGTTCTTAACAAGAAAAAACGTGGCCCTTGTTTGTTTAAGTATCAGGAGAAATAAACCCACGACTCCAGACCAGACCCACTCTCAGAATCCAGCTGCTCACGGGCTAGGGAGAAGGGGGCAGCTGCTGCCCCCCAGCAGCTCCACCAGAAAGGGTTCTGGCTCTTTTTGCCCCTGAAATGACCTTTGTTTTTTACCCACCAAAATTTTCAATAgaatcctttctttgtttttgttctctgcTTTGTTTGTTAGAGTCTTATTTACAAACTTCCTTGCAGCTTGAGCTCTCTCTTCCCAAGAAATGGTATTGAAAGTGATTTCTCTTTGTGGCTCCAGCCTCCACCAGTAATGGGAGGTCTGGAAGTCtgtctcactttttttctctgtcattcCCAGGCAGGTGTGGGCTCTCTTACAATTCCTTGTTTGCTTTGAAATCCCGAAAGACCAtttctgaattaattttattctctttccattctcttcctcccactaaaaaaaaaaagatagaaaggaaggaaaaaaagaagataaaaagatgtaatATGCCAAGGACAGATCTTGAAACAGACTTGATAAACGTTCTCCTTAGCTCCTTGTGTGGGCATGAtggtaaaagaataaatacatccAATTAAAACTCatgcctggggagggggaagagaataTTAAGACATTGTTAAACGTATGCATGCACTCCTATAACCAGATATTTCTGTTCAAACCTTGGGATTTTGCTACAGTCAGTGGGACACTGAAGAAGATTTAGAGGAGAAAATCCCTGGCAGAGTATTTATTAAACTACAGTATTGTACCATTGGCTTAGTAATACTGTGGAATCAGCTAAAACCcaaccacatttttaaaatgtgcggAAATACAAATTGAATGTGTGGTCACACAAAAACAACTGTGAATAAAGCACTCTTTGGTGGTGATTAAGGCGTCATTATAAAACCCTGATGCTTTTCATAATCCACACCATTTACTTTTCTCAGAAGGACTCTGTATTTTCATGTAAAGCTAGGtctttggagaaattaaaatggaattaaaacttCTAGGAATACAGCTCTGGTAATTAAAAGTTAAGGAAGTTCCAAACTGCATGTGCCCTTGTTTATCAAAGGAGAAAGAAGGCTGAAAATACACAGCCCatctgaaattaaatttaagaaaaatgtttggcTTTTTCATAACTTCATGTGCTACAGAAGGGAATTATAATCCCAGagtttttctatgagttttgattTATTGGTATTTTTACTTGTTAAGGGGGAAATTATCTTTTGATTACTTATACCTCTAAagagttttaattcttttagaaatttaaCAATCATTTTCACCAGCATAATTTTATCTTAAGGGGTAACTAATAGGAAAGCTTAGCTTAATTATTCAAGGCcctaatttacatatataatatattgggTAGTAATGAAAATCTGCCATGGAATTCtttaaacagtaataataacGCTCATATTTAGAATGCAAactctattaagaaaaaaaccaatcTTGCCTCATCCTCAAtattaaatctgttttcttttttttttctttccattttaaaccaAGTGCTATTTAAGTCAGAGCATGTGAATAAGTACTTTGAACTGAGGCTAATTTTGCTAATAATATTTGAAAGAGATTGCTCACCAAGGAAAAGTTTTAAACCATTTCTCCATGTACTCATATTTACAAAAGGAATTTTGAGAAGCATGCTGTCTTAAGggatttttgtacttttttttttttttaatatttgcttctAGCTGCTCCTGGCAATAGTGAATTGTTGCGTATACATTAATGTTTTCCCTGCCCTCGAATTGTTCACATTTTTCCTATATAAGATCTATGGAGTGTATCTTTCAAAGAGAGGGAAATACAGAAATGTTAAAGCAGAAAAACCTGAATGTGATGTGTACATTTTCATCCCCCATGGacaatgtatttgttttaataaatggaattttcAGATTCATTTCATATGCAGTCGATTTTATTGTGAAAGCCCATGGACCACCTCGCCCATCGATTCTATGGTTAATTTGAGAAGGAGGATGACACATAACAAGATGGATGAGGAAATAGGAATTCATGAATTTTCTTTAGGGGTTTGTTAATAGAGGCACCTAAGGAGGGAAAAACTCACATGAGGCTCTTTAAAAGCCTTTCTCCCTGGGTACAGTGCCTAGGGACAGAGAAAGGTGATGGGGAAGAGTCCAGGCTCTGGCAGGCTGGACCGTGAAGATACAGGAGATGCATTTACACTTGAACATGTTATGGGTATACCACATGGGGATTTctcctttgcaaaaaaaaaaaaaaattgaacagaaaacaTGCTGTTCTCCATAAGCTGCTCGTGATTTAAAAGGAGTACTAGAGAAGATAAAGGTTTAGAACTCTAGATTCACAGCTTCTTGGAGATTTCTCAGTCAAGATACCCTTCTGTATGTCCTTCAAATTATGCCAGTGAGTAACAGAGCCTGTTTGTAAGAAGGAGATGCTGGATCTCTCAGGATTCGTGCCTGCGACAAAAGCATCTTTAAACTTCCAGTGAAGGGGCCACTTGGAGTTTGCGCATTTGTCCACTTACATCATTGTTTCTCAGACTGTGATCCCTGGATCACCtgtttcagaatcacctggaatgcCGATGTAAAAGGCAGACACTGGGCCCCCCACTAACTCAGAATTGCTAGCAATGGTGCTTAAGACCGTGCACTCCGTTGCATGCTATCGAGGACCACTAATTTAAGTACTTATGACAGCTGGCTTTTCATCACGCCTCACGAAAGGCACAAACTAATTGTCAACATGCTGGCTCTTATTCCCACAGCTGCAGGAAGTGGCTGCCCTGGAGTGAACACGTGACCCGCGACTGAGAATCTCGGCAGCCCCCAGACGTGAGACgcagagaggaggaagctggTGGGTTTTAACTCTGCTCCTGTTCTGTTGTGCCCCCGGGGGAGGATTGCTTCCAGCTCTGGTTCTTTAATAAGCTGCTCACATTTTACACAGCACAATGACGTGGGAATTGGAGCTGGGTCAGCTCCAATCCACAAATTGCAAATAATTTGCCAAGGGAAATCCCTTTCCCTTCGGTTCTGCCCCAAATCTACATTCTCTTCTATTTAGAACCAGGAGACTCaggcagaatttatttttaatgaagggGGTCACGGACTCCCGGGCCTTCCTCAGTAAGAACTCCTACTGCTTCTCCATGTCCGTAATAAAAGAAGCCCAGAGGCGGGGTGTACCTCCACACCAGGGTGACAGAAAGATGGTGCCTGGTGACCTCAGTTCATACTGTAAGCAAGCAAGAGCCCAGCCAGCATGAGCTGGAGAACAGGAACAAGGCCCCAGAGTtccatgtgaccttggccaagtccgTTAACCTCTCCacgctataaaatggggacagtgtACCTGATTCACTTGCCTCACACAGTTGTCTAAGCCAAATGAAAGAGAGCAGATAAAGGGCATCATGAAGGAAGAGGTGATAAAGAATCACTAGACCCTGCTTGCACAACTTTCGAAGAGAGGAAAAGTCTAGATCATTCCTTCTTGCCTTTTGactctctgccttttctctctcccccagggTTCTGTGGTTCAGACCCTCAATGCCTCATGTCCACCCACTGGTATAGCCACTCTCTCATCTCCTCCCACTCTAAGTCATCCCACTTACCCCTGAGCATTCATTAATCAGGAGTCCTTTGCACGCAAGTGGCAGAAATCTAGCTGAAACTGGCTAATAACCGAAGAGCTCAGAAACAGATCCCAATTCAGCCTCGGCAGGTGCTCAGAGGATGTCATCAGATGTCTCTCTCATTTCCTTGGCTCTGCTTTCTTTTGTGCTGGTTTAATTCTCAGACAGACTCTTCCCCTGCAGCATCAGGATGGTGTCTGCAGCTCCAGGCTTACATCCCACCAGTTTAGCCAGCACAGAAGATAGATAGTGGTAGCTCCAGCAAAAGTCCCTGGCTGTATCCCCGAAACACTTCCTAAGACTCTTATTGGCTGGATCTGGTTCATGTGCCCACCCATCCCTGAACCTGGGCATAGAGATCCCTCTGCCACACAGGCAGAACAGTGGTTCCAAGGAAACTGAAGTACTTGTACTAGAGGATCAGTATTGAAGAGATCAGAGATTGAAGGTTAAAGGCAAAAGTACTTGTACTAGTACTTGTACAAAAGTACTTGTACTAGAGGATCAGTATTGAAGAGATCAGAGATTGAAGGTTAAAGGCAAAAATGACTGGTGCCAACCACATCTTGCCTGACTCACTGATGTAACTCAGGCCTCCCCACATGCAGCCACCCAGAGTAATCTGGCTCACGGAGCTCTTATCAACCCATCAGGTCCACACGCAGCTGCCTGGCTGGCAAGGCCCTGGGGAGTCAAATCCACCCGACTATTCCTACTTTGTTTTCTAAACTCTCCTCTGATTCATCCTGTCTCCTGTAAATGTAAGATCTTCAACCCTACCTCCATGCCTTTGCCTATGATGTTACCCCCTCAGGAATGCCATTACTCAGCTCCTCAAGTAAACAAATCTCGCTCGGTTTCAAGCCAAGTCTGAATTCCACGCTGTCTGTGAATGACTTCAGGGACTACTCATCTCTTTCCTCGCTCAACTGCTGTTGCCCTGGTCGTCGGCACCAAAAAATCTAGTATTTGACTGAGTCTGAGGCATTGTGCTAAGGTAGACACCATGGGCCCTGCCTTTGTGGAGCTCCTGGTTTAGTGGAGGAAGTATGCAAGTAAACAGTAATTATCAGTCACGGTGAGAAGTTCTAGGACACAGGAAGccgaggggaggagggcagaggtggaTCGCCAGCCAGAGGAGGTGACGTTGGAGTTAATGGCTTCTTATATGAGAATCTTGTCTCCCAGGGTAAACTGTCATTTTCTAGGGAGCAGAGAACACCAGCTGAGCAGGCCTCTCTTTAATCCTCCTCGGTGTGTAGCACagcacttgaggacacaggaggtACTCAGCAATGATCATTGATGGATTGAGCACAGGGCAAATGCCTGCAGAGAAATGGGACAAGGCAGAGGCATAACTATAAAAGCCGTCTTGTGAGCCTGAGAATGAAGCTCCACCCCCaattgccccccacccccgatgGTCAGCAGTCGGCTCTGTGTACAGAGTGATGGACCAAGTCACAGGGTGCCTGTGGCCTCTCCTCTCTAACTGGTGCCAGCTCCATGTCCCCACGACTGCATTCTCTTTAGCTAGCAGCCCCTTGGCCTAGAAGATACCACCACTTTCCAACCTGGAAGTGAGATTTGGGGGCCCCTGTGGGCCCAGGGGCCAGAGGAAACACTGCTAACTGCGTCACCTTAATTTTAGCCCCAGGGAGGGGTCCATTCCACTCTCCACTGAGAACACTTTCTCTAATTGCCCTCCACTGTGTCtacatgtgactttttaaaaaaattgaagtatagttgatttacaatgttgtgttagtttcaagtgtagagcaaagtgatttggttatacatacatatatatatatattctttttcagtttcttttccattgtaggttattacaagatactgagtaagGTTCCCTgtgacacacagtaggtccttgttgtttccatgtggctttttaaatttagattcaaATTAACTagtattgaataaaattaaaacttcagttcCTCTGCCACACTAACTATAGCTCAAGTGTCCAGTAGCCATGTGCAGCTAGTGACTAGTGTACTGGACGGCAGGGACATAGGGCATTCCCATCATTCAGGAAGTTCTATTGGCAAGCGCTGCTCCAGAGCAATGGTTAGCAACTTTTTTCCACCCCACACAACTGACAGAATATGCCTTCTCCTTGTACCCAAATTTcgacaaaacacacacacatacacatacacacacaaagggaGAAAGTAAAAATACTGTAATAATCCACAATAATCATAACAACTGGCCATAGGTCATGGTAAATCAAGAGATAGGCTGTAGATTATGATCATTCCTAGAGTCCTCTAAACCATAAACTTACCCCTGTCTCTCTCATTCAAGAAAGTGCAGTGATAataatcatgatgatgatgataataataacagcagcagcagcaacagtaaAGTGaacacttattaagcacttaACTACATGCCAAGCATGATGCTAGACATTGCATAGACGTCattgcatttaattctcacaataagtCTATGACATGGATATTACTGCTGTAGCGTATCAAACATCTTTGTTGCCTCATGTCACATCTGGTGACCCACTTGTGATTTCAGCCATAGCTGCAGCGGGGACTCATTCTTGcccagagggggtgggggggaggggagaatgaatACCCTCAGGGACAATC is a window encoding:
- the GNG2 gene encoding guanine nucleotide-binding protein G(I)/G(S)/G(O) subunit gamma-2 — its product is MASNNTASIAQARKLVEQLKMEANIDRIKVSKAAADLMAYCEAHAKEDPLLTPVPASENPFREKKFFCAIL